The nucleotide sequence AGATGATACTCTTATTTGTACTGAACTCTCTCGTCTTGGTAGAAATATGATTGAGATTTTAAATTTGATTGAAAAGTTTAATACCGCAGGTATAAAACTTATTTTTACAAATCAACCAGAACTTTCAACAAACCAGAATGAATCATTATCAAAACTTCTTTTAGCAATTTATGGATATTTTGCACAAACCGAAAGGGAGATTATCAGTGAGCGAACCAAACAAGGCTTAGTAGCAGCAAGAGCATCTGGACAATGTTTAGGAAGACCAAAAGGTGCAAAAAATAAAACAAGAGTTTTGGACCCATTTAAAGATGAAATTAAAAAATATCTTGAACTCAAACTCGCACAAACTAATATTCTAAAGATTGTTAATTCTTTCCTTGAAAAACCAATTTCACTCACAGCACTAAGATACTTTATTCAAAACGATAAAATACTGTCTAAAATCTAAGAGATTTACATAAAGGTACAAAATGCGACATGCGATTTAAATGAAACTTAATTTAAGCTATTTTTAAATCGCATAGGGAAAAAAACCCATTTGTAGGTTTGTACCCATATTTGTCAATTCCAAAAGAAAAAAGCCAAGTTTTTTAGCTTGGCTTTTTTTATGCCTAAAAAAATAAGAGAATTGTATTTTTTCTTTTAAATCAGTGTTATATTAGAGAATTA is from Arcobacter lacus and encodes:
- a CDS encoding recombinase family protein — encoded protein: MIIGYIRVSTEQQSTANQKHKILEFAQSHKILVDEFIEIEISSKRDQKARLIDELFMKMKKDDTLICTELSRLGRNMIEILNLIEKFNTAGIKLIFTNQPELSTNQNESLSKLLLAIYGYFAQTEREIISERTKQGLVAARASGQCLGRPKGAKNKTRVLDPFKDEIKKYLELKLAQTNILKIVNSFLEKPISLTALRYFIQNDKILSKI